A DNA window from Allokutzneria albata contains the following coding sequences:
- a CDS encoding glycosyltransferase 87 family protein encodes MADATPRDGDAPNESFSASVDRRAVVWAAVGLGCTVLAALLVMAGDGLVDLQVYRAGGDAVLRGLPLYGPDFPYTTPALFDLPFTYPPFAALLFTPFGLLSWPASMVVMTVVGALALCAACVITARVYLPPAKALPVGAGLAVACVFLEPMRANITFGQINLVLMLLVVADCLLPRTPWPRGLLIGIAAAVKLTPAAFVLFFLVRKQWKPILAAIGGFFGATAAAFAILPSTSLQYWTFTVFSTERIGSVIYGDNQSLRGLHARMQLSWYWLPIAVVLVIAATWFIAYHLRDRPLPSLLVVATGALLASPVSWEHHWSWVAPALVGLAIHGWRSRNWWGALVLLPFAFGLYRFARRGGGVETHWTIAERVIGEAYVYTGLAVLVAFLASRRLRA; translated from the coding sequence ATGGCTGACGCCACTCCCCGCGACGGTGACGCACCGAACGAGTCATTCAGTGCGTCGGTCGATCGGCGTGCGGTGGTGTGGGCGGCGGTGGGGCTCGGGTGCACGGTGCTCGCCGCGTTGCTGGTGATGGCCGGAGACGGCTTGGTCGATCTTCAGGTGTACCGCGCGGGCGGGGACGCGGTGCTGCGCGGACTTCCGCTGTACGGACCGGATTTCCCTTACACCACACCGGCTCTGTTCGATCTGCCGTTCACCTACCCACCGTTCGCGGCGTTGCTGTTCACCCCGTTCGGACTGTTGTCGTGGCCCGCCTCGATGGTGGTGATGACCGTGGTCGGCGCGCTCGCCCTGTGCGCGGCGTGCGTGATCACGGCGAGGGTGTACCTGCCGCCGGCGAAGGCGCTGCCGGTGGGAGCGGGGCTCGCGGTGGCGTGCGTGTTCCTGGAACCGATGCGCGCCAACATCACTTTCGGGCAGATCAACCTGGTGCTGATGCTGCTCGTCGTCGCCGACTGCCTGCTCCCGCGCACGCCCTGGCCGCGCGGACTGCTGATCGGCATCGCGGCGGCGGTCAAGCTCACCCCGGCCGCCTTCGTGCTGTTCTTCTTGGTGCGCAAGCAGTGGAAGCCGATCCTCGCTGCGATCGGCGGCTTCTTCGGCGCGACAGCGGCGGCATTCGCAATCCTGCCCAGCACGTCGCTGCAGTACTGGACCTTCACCGTCTTCAGCACGGAACGCATCGGCTCGGTGATCTACGGGGACAACCAGTCACTGCGCGGATTGCACGCGCGCATGCAGCTGTCCTGGTACTGGTTGCCGATCGCGGTTGTGCTCGTCATCGCCGCGACCTGGTTCATCGCGTACCACCTCCGGGATCGGCCTCTGCCCTCGCTGCTCGTCGTCGCGACGGGCGCGCTGCTGGCGTCTCCGGTGTCGTGGGAGCACCACTGGTCCTGGGTGGCGCCCGCCCTGGTCGGCCTGGCGATTCACGGCTGGCGGAGCCGGAACTGGTGGGGAGCCTTGGTGCTGCTGCCGTTCGCGTTCGGCCTGTACCGCTTTGCCAGGCGGGGCGGCGGCGTTGAGACGCACTGGACCATCGCGGAGCGAGTGATCGGGGAGGCCTACGTCTACACCGGACTCGCCGTGCTGGTCGCGTTCCTGGCGTCGAGGAGACTGCGTGCTTAG
- a CDS encoding Imm1 family immunity protein, with the protein MSTSSIGAVAARLDDVRSTLGASLTTLGQVEEQLEEYAGALAALGEGSTADDLREATALAVTAREDLLRVFQLGSTADKSLERFRTRLTGTGTGTGAGAVGATRTKEAPPKKEAAPDREVAAAVERARKGDQAPVHAAKQDERRYVQIDVDHERKIGALCYVGPREEDSTEVGTWVTKGATREQDEPPLYIDRAAKREFPRNAAVPLDKLRQALTEFRSTGRRPRCVDWQDHD; encoded by the coding sequence ATGTCGACGAGTTCGATCGGTGCCGTCGCGGCGCGACTTGATGACGTCCGCAGCACGCTCGGCGCGAGCCTGACGACGTTAGGCCAGGTCGAAGAGCAGCTGGAGGAGTACGCGGGCGCGCTGGCCGCGCTGGGCGAGGGCAGCACCGCCGACGACCTGCGCGAGGCGACGGCGCTGGCGGTGACCGCGCGGGAGGACCTGCTGCGGGTCTTCCAGCTGGGCAGCACGGCGGACAAGTCGCTGGAGCGCTTCCGGACACGCCTGACCGGGACCGGGACCGGGACCGGGGCCGGGGCCGTGGGAGCCACCCGGACGAAGGAGGCGCCGCCGAAGAAGGAGGCAGCGCCGGATCGGGAGGTCGCGGCGGCGGTGGAGCGGGCGCGAAAGGGCGACCAGGCGCCGGTGCACGCCGCGAAGCAGGACGAGCGCCGCTACGTGCAGATCGACGTGGACCACGAGCGCAAGATCGGCGCGTTGTGCTACGTCGGACCACGCGAAGAGGACAGCACCGAGGTCGGCACGTGGGTGACCAAGGGAGCGACGCGTGAGCAGGACGAGCCGCCCCTCTACATCGACCGCGCGGCCAAGCGCGAGTTCCCCCGCAACGCCGCAGTGCCCCTGGACAAGCTGCGCCAAGCGCTCACGGAGTTCCGCTCCACCGGCCGCCGCCCGCGCTGCGTGGACTGGCAGGACCACGACTAG
- a CDS encoding glycosyltransferase 87 family protein yields MGAVAPSRRTLISIAALAALTFALALLVTSWVSFIDLRVYREGGDAVLRGLNLYSGDFPYSDTKFRLPFTYPPFAAVLFGPLATLSWSAAVVATLLVGSAALIATTSITARGFHPNWASAVRVGAGFAAVCVLAEPIRATLGYGQINLVLMLLVVADCLLPRTPWPRGLLIGIAAAIKLTPASFLLFFLVRMQWKPILSAMAGFAAAGGIGWLVAPEDSLKYWTTLLLEPGRIGSAAFADNQSLRGALMRFGLTEADASRWWMVIVPVVVAGAGFACWRLRAAGRDLPALLVVAAAGLICSPVSWTHHWVWIAPATVGAVIAIRRSSRPRPLIALAAVPLTLFFVGAHLLLRRGGELELQWTWPEHLLGNAYLITAFAVVIAGVVFGIRRRSPQPDLPHG; encoded by the coding sequence GTGGGGGCCGTCGCGCCGAGCCGCAGGACTCTGATCTCCATCGCCGCGCTGGCCGCGCTCACCTTCGCGTTGGCCCTCCTGGTCACCTCGTGGGTGTCGTTCATCGATCTCCGGGTGTACCGGGAGGGCGGCGACGCCGTGCTGCGCGGGCTGAACCTCTACTCCGGCGACTTCCCCTACTCCGACACGAAGTTCCGGCTCCCGTTCACCTACCCGCCGTTCGCCGCGGTGCTGTTCGGGCCGCTGGCCACGCTGTCCTGGTCGGCGGCGGTGGTGGCGACGCTGCTGGTCGGCAGCGCGGCGCTGATCGCGACGACCTCGATCACCGCGCGCGGCTTCCACCCGAACTGGGCGAGCGCCGTGCGAGTGGGCGCCGGGTTCGCCGCGGTCTGCGTGCTGGCCGAGCCGATCCGCGCCACCCTCGGCTACGGCCAGATCAACCTGGTGCTGATGCTGCTCGTCGTCGCCGACTGCCTGCTCCCCCGCACCCCGTGGCCGCGCGGACTGCTGATCGGCATCGCCGCCGCGATCAAGCTCACCCCGGCGTCGTTCCTGCTGTTCTTCCTCGTCCGGATGCAGTGGAAGCCGATCCTGTCGGCCATGGCCGGTTTCGCCGCCGCGGGCGGGATCGGCTGGCTGGTCGCGCCGGAGGACTCGCTGAAGTACTGGACGACCCTGCTGCTGGAGCCCGGCCGCATCGGCAGCGCCGCCTTCGCCGACAACCAGTCGCTGCGCGGCGCGCTGATGCGCTTCGGGCTGACCGAGGCCGACGCGTCGCGGTGGTGGATGGTGATCGTTCCCGTCGTGGTGGCCGGCGCGGGCTTCGCGTGCTGGCGGCTGCGCGCGGCCGGGCGGGACCTGCCCGCGCTGCTCGTGGTCGCGGCGGCCGGGCTGATCTGCTCGCCGGTGTCGTGGACCCACCACTGGGTGTGGATCGCCCCCGCCACGGTGGGCGCGGTGATCGCGATCCGGCGCTCGTCGCGGCCCCGCCCGTTGATCGCTCTGGCCGCCGTGCCGCTGACGTTGTTCTTCGTCGGCGCCCACCTGCTGCTGCGGCGGGGCGGCGAGCTGGAGCTGCAGTGGACGTGGCCGGAGCACCTGCTCGGCAACGCGTACCTGATCACGGCGTTCGCGGTGGTGATCGCGGGCGTGGTCTTCGGGATCCGTCGCCGCTCCCCGCAACCGGATCTCCCCCATGGCTGA
- a CDS encoding glycosyltransferase 87 family protein: MLRWIGLTALVAIAVTWGRTAIDLEVYRAAGAALLHGQDLYDASFQATSNLPFVYPPFAALPFSLFALLPLKIVPVVMTVISAAALVTTCVIVARRYQAPVLVGGAVAAASVLLEPLMTNFLFGQINLVLVLLVVADCLLPRTPWPRGLLIGIAAAIKLTPASFLLFFLVRKQRKPILVALGGFVGAGLLTLAVTPGNSIRYWTDVLFQPDRITVPSWGDNQSLRGMLARLGTPDWLWLLMVVLVIAVAWLSVHRLRARGDDVAALLVIAVASLLVSPVSWGHHWSWIAPALVAAVIILWRLKNRWLWAVFAVALVPFALGPHRFLPRAAAEQLGWTPLDHLVGNCYVVIGLVLLGLTLRGRAPSSA, encoded by the coding sequence GTGCTTAGGTGGATCGGTCTCACGGCGCTGGTGGCGATCGCGGTGACCTGGGGCAGGACCGCGATCGACCTGGAGGTCTACCGCGCTGCCGGAGCCGCGCTGCTGCACGGGCAGGACCTCTACGACGCGAGCTTCCAGGCGACGTCGAACCTGCCTTTCGTCTACCCACCGTTCGCGGCACTGCCGTTCAGCCTCTTCGCGTTGCTACCGCTGAAAATCGTGCCTGTCGTGATGACCGTGATCAGCGCGGCGGCTCTGGTGACGACGTGCGTGATCGTGGCGCGGCGCTACCAGGCTCCCGTGCTCGTGGGCGGCGCGGTCGCGGCGGCCAGCGTGCTCCTCGAACCGCTGATGACGAACTTCCTGTTCGGCCAGATCAATCTGGTGCTGGTGCTGCTCGTCGTCGCCGACTGCCTGCTCCCCCGCACCCCGTGGCCGCGCGGACTGCTGATCGGCATCGCCGCCGCGATCAAGCTCACCCCGGCGTCGTTCCTGCTGTTCTTCTTGGTGCGCAAGCAACGGAAGCCGATTCTCGTGGCACTGGGCGGCTTCGTCGGGGCGGGCCTGCTGACCTTGGCGGTGACGCCGGGCAACTCCATCCGCTACTGGACCGACGTGCTGTTCCAGCCGGACCGGATCACCGTGCCGTCGTGGGGCGACAACCAGTCCCTGCGCGGCATGCTCGCACGCCTGGGCACCCCGGACTGGTTGTGGCTGCTCATGGTCGTGCTCGTGATCGCGGTGGCGTGGCTGAGCGTGCACCGCCTGCGCGCGCGGGGCGACGACGTGGCGGCGCTGCTGGTGATCGCGGTGGCGAGCTTGCTGGTCTCGCCGGTGTCGTGGGGGCACCACTGGTCGTGGATCGCCCCCGCACTGGTTGCCGCGGTGATCATCTTGTGGCGCTTGAAGAACCGGTGGCTGTGGGCGGTGTTCGCGGTCGCGCTCGTCCCGTTCGCGCTCGGCCCGCACCGCTTCCTTCCCCGCGCTGCGGCCGAACAGCTCGGCTGGACACCGCTGGACCACCTCGTCGGCAACTGCTACGTGGTGATCGGCCTGGTGCTGCTCGGGCTCACGCTACGCGGCCGAGCACCTTCGTCGGCGTGA
- a CDS encoding AAA family ATPase yields MDRPTLPEHLRLLLSDEPVLDLYSHGPWRVPDGLYEQVRARAVALNDDPAAERLAVELPEFFAESTTVIGAELWSLVQFLIGSVALCAGTACDVAYETMSDFIDQPRKPHRSWLWSSADTPYLPPAYWLLDSTGEDPEKRELALGLARRCLDVFEGIEPLEPRRRALIALHDMRAADPALAKQDLIAPLESLPGLWSERATPEILSVLPELTGPAGYLDWACTGFLAAHTRLIENAPGAASAGPLPGTDFRFEHEVTLACLLAQAEAAEVPAELAVPLGVSTYDRVQAVFWKLREEFDADTWHARVRSWLARAVLEGEAEACRAWLDMAIRVTGAVQGLPGRAVNPESSIPVTPFQRDLRMLCAPRRAMNPLLAKFVAGVERPADIAARLVGQPELATALRSVVGTGKPVRLLVAGPESTGRMTAVDLVRRTLAEPAVVHISDQVFANMSASEAALHVLTRTRELVAGDLLVVQGLDRIIDYRRCGAVALEELRRVLRHKPDVHVIALCRAGGDIRVEQANPALHNDFRIARTREFGEADRAELFRRAVAERGGTVLDEAAAAAARLAGSLNLRGARLMAHLADRAVASAGSDPVTVADLPASPGRSWTGLDACLGLEPVKAELALVTAEARAAKLRRDAGMAASARPPHLVFTGRPGTGKTMVAGILGGMFADLGLLSSGHLVSVDRADLAGQHLGDATVNVRRAIDRALGGVLCVEDAGNLARPGTDIDKARSRDVVDALLAGVQAHQEDLVVVLCGPEGAVNGLLKSSPELSEYFQKVVRFPALTTEETVTLYGVKAADAGFTLGAGVLSKVGEVVRSARPDTAGARLALSLLERSVTAQSRRILADGVVDETESLQEILVEDVPDTARAGVRTELAEDPLAAIDSLIGLESVKREVRLLVAETRADGLRRAAGLPVVSPTRHLVFTGNPGTAKTTVARLIAAVYARLGLLSSGHLVEVSHADLIAEYVGQTAPKVRAAVESALGGVLFIDEAYALTPGDAHTSYGPEAIAELLRLMEEHRDDIVVIVAGYSDRMTGFLAANPGLASRFPTTVRFPDYSDAELLEIFAHMASSAGLVLGESVREEVLRVLRSIPRGESFGNGRVVRNLLDRALALQAERVLASGEDVRELLPADIVAAPAPAREEYAGQYL; encoded by the coding sequence GTGGACCGCCCGACGCTGCCCGAGCACCTCCGATTGCTGCTCTCCGACGAACCCGTGCTCGACCTGTACTCACACGGGCCGTGGCGGGTCCCGGACGGGCTGTACGAGCAGGTCAGGGCGCGTGCGGTCGCGCTGAACGACGATCCCGCGGCCGAGCGGCTGGCGGTCGAACTGCCCGAGTTCTTCGCCGAGAGCACCACCGTGATCGGCGCGGAACTGTGGTCCCTGGTGCAGTTCCTCATCGGCTCGGTCGCGCTCTGCGCGGGCACCGCGTGTGACGTCGCTTACGAGACGATGAGCGATTTCATCGACCAGCCAAGGAAACCGCACCGCAGCTGGCTGTGGTCGTCCGCGGACACTCCGTACCTGCCGCCCGCGTACTGGTTGCTCGACAGCACCGGCGAGGACCCGGAGAAGCGCGAACTCGCGCTCGGGCTGGCGCGCCGTTGCCTCGACGTGTTCGAAGGAATCGAACCCCTGGAACCGCGGCGCAGAGCCTTGATCGCGCTCCACGACATGCGCGCCGCCGATCCCGCGCTGGCGAAGCAGGACCTGATCGCGCCGCTGGAGTCGCTTCCCGGGCTGTGGTCCGAGCGCGCCACGCCGGAGATCCTGTCCGTGCTGCCCGAGCTGACGGGGCCCGCCGGGTACCTCGACTGGGCCTGCACCGGGTTCCTCGCCGCGCACACCCGGCTGATCGAGAACGCGCCCGGAGCGGCGAGCGCGGGACCGTTGCCGGGCACCGACTTCCGCTTCGAGCACGAGGTGACGCTCGCCTGCCTGCTGGCGCAGGCCGAGGCCGCCGAGGTGCCCGCGGAGCTGGCCGTGCCCCTCGGCGTGTCGACGTACGACCGCGTTCAGGCCGTGTTCTGGAAGCTGCGCGAGGAGTTCGACGCCGACACCTGGCACGCGCGCGTCCGGTCCTGGCTGGCGCGGGCGGTCCTGGAGGGCGAGGCCGAAGCCTGCCGCGCGTGGCTGGACATGGCGATCAGGGTCACCGGCGCGGTGCAGGGCCTGCCGGGGCGCGCGGTGAACCCGGAGAGCTCCATCCCGGTCACCCCCTTCCAGCGTGATCTCCGGATGCTGTGCGCGCCGCGCCGGGCGATGAACCCGTTGCTGGCCAAGTTCGTCGCGGGCGTCGAACGACCCGCCGACATCGCCGCCCGCCTCGTCGGCCAGCCGGAGCTGGCCACCGCGCTCCGTTCCGTCGTGGGCACCGGGAAACCGGTTCGACTGCTGGTGGCGGGTCCGGAGAGCACCGGGCGGATGACCGCGGTCGACCTGGTCCGGCGCACGCTGGCCGAGCCCGCGGTCGTGCACATCTCCGACCAGGTCTTCGCGAACATGAGCGCGAGCGAGGCCGCGCTGCACGTCCTCACCCGCACGCGCGAGCTGGTCGCCGGTGATCTCCTTGTGGTGCAAGGACTCGACCGGATCATCGACTACCGGCGGTGCGGCGCGGTCGCGCTGGAGGAGCTGCGCCGCGTCCTGCGCCACAAGCCCGACGTGCACGTGATCGCGCTCTGCCGGGCAGGCGGCGACATCCGCGTCGAGCAGGCGAATCCGGCTCTGCACAACGATTTCCGGATCGCGCGCACCCGCGAGTTCGGTGAGGCAGATCGGGCGGAGCTGTTCCGCAGGGCGGTCGCCGAACGCGGCGGCACGGTGCTCGACGAAGCCGCGGCGGCCGCGGCCCGACTGGCCGGTTCGTTGAACCTGCGCGGCGCTCGCCTGATGGCGCACCTGGCCGACCGTGCCGTGGCGTCCGCCGGGAGCGACCCGGTGACCGTCGCCGATCTCCCCGCGAGCCCCGGCCGGTCGTGGACCGGGCTGGACGCGTGCCTCGGCCTCGAACCGGTCAAGGCGGAACTGGCGCTGGTCACCGCGGAGGCCAGGGCGGCGAAGTTGCGCCGCGACGCCGGGATGGCCGCATCGGCCCGGCCGCCGCACCTGGTCTTCACCGGCCGCCCCGGAACGGGGAAGACGATGGTGGCGGGCATCCTCGGCGGCATGTTCGCCGACCTCGGCTTGCTGTCGTCGGGACACCTGGTCAGCGTCGACCGCGCCGACCTGGCCGGGCAACACCTCGGCGACGCCACGGTGAACGTCCGCAGGGCGATCGACCGGGCCCTGGGCGGCGTGCTGTGCGTCGAGGACGCGGGCAACCTCGCGCGTCCCGGAACGGACATCGACAAGGCCCGCAGTCGCGACGTCGTCGACGCGCTGCTGGCCGGAGTCCAAGCGCACCAAGAAGATCTGGTCGTCGTCCTTTGTGGACCGGAGGGCGCGGTCAACGGCCTGCTGAAGTCCTCGCCGGAGCTGTCGGAGTACTTCCAGAAGGTCGTCCGCTTCCCCGCCCTCACCACCGAGGAGACGGTGACGCTCTACGGCGTCAAGGCCGCCGATGCCGGTTTCACGCTGGGCGCGGGCGTGCTGTCCAAGGTCGGCGAGGTCGTGCGTTCGGCGCGCCCGGACACTGCGGGAGCGCGACTCGCTCTGAGCTTGCTGGAGCGCTCGGTCACCGCGCAGTCGCGTCGCATCCTCGCTGACGGCGTTGTCGACGAAACCGAGTCACTGCAGGAGATCCTGGTCGAGGACGTCCCGGACACCGCGCGCGCCGGTGTCCGCACCGAGCTGGCCGAGGACCCGCTCGCCGCGATCGACAGCCTCATCGGGCTGGAGTCGGTCAAGCGCGAGGTCCGGCTCCTGGTGGCCGAGACCAGGGCGGACGGGCTGCGCCGAGCGGCCGGACTACCCGTCGTCTCGCCCACCCGGCACCTGGTCTTCACCGGCAACCCCGGCACGGCCAAGACCACGGTGGCCCGGCTCATCGCCGCCGTGTACGCGCGGCTCGGGCTGTTGTCGTCGGGGCACCTCGTCGAGGTCTCCCACGCCGATCTCATCGCCGAGTACGTCGGCCAGACCGCGCCGAAGGTCCGCGCCGCGGTGGAGAGCGCGCTCGGCGGCGTGCTGTTCATCGACGAGGCTTACGCGCTCACCCCTGGCGACGCGCACACGTCCTATGGGCCCGAGGCGATCGCGGAGCTGCTGCGGTTGATGGAGGAACACCGCGACGACATCGTGGTGATCGTCGCGGGCTACTCGGACCGCATGACCGGCTTCCTCGCGGCCAATCCCGGCCTGGCTTCACGATTCCCGACCACTGTGCGGTTCCCGGACTACTCGGACGCCGAGCTGCTGGAGATCTTCGCGCACATGGCGTCTTCGGCGGGCTTGGTCCTGGGGGAGTCGGTGCGCGAGGAGGTCCTTCGCGTGCTGCGGTCGATCCCGCGCGGCGAGTCCTTCGGCAACGGCCGCGTTGTGCGCAACCTGCTCGACCGCGCGCTGGCGCTCCAGGCCGAACGTGTTCTGGCTTCAGGCGAAGACGTCCGCGAGCTGCTGCCCGCCGACATCGTCGCGGCGCCTGCCCCGGCTCGGGAGGAGTACGCGGGCCAGTACCTGTGA
- a CDS encoding HelD family protein: MQGVSIRQAEIAAEQQYVDKVYARLLVMREEAKAMIAAAHERGLERLPAALVERDAMVYHATRQLKSLEAEYEGLVFGRLDQASGEIFYIGRLGVRDADFDTMVIDWRAPVAAAFYQATAEQPMDVVRRRVIRCSGGKVLHVDDELLTPDAVPEGLTVVGDGALMATLARARGPMMRDIVGTIQREQDDAIRAPAEGITEITGGPGTGKTAVALHRAAYLMYRNRRRFNSGVLVVGPSPVFMNYISRVLPSLGEDTVELRALGEVLDGVKATRTDPAEVAVAKGSLRMRKVLLNIMKEAPPGAPSELRIVYSGQVLKLEAHELTKVRKAVHSRRVQPNQARKVAADALLEALWQKASSYSDNRFDRKNFVVDIADRNEFTDFVAAWWPPVLPTQVLGWLGDRERLRKAAKRNLSPAEVEAVAATWADQDAGWSVADVAVLDELRVLLGDPPKQRRAADELDEFDMIAHEVTSWHQREQGQQQLGRADHYDHYSHVIVDEAQDLSPMQWRMLGRRGKYASWTIVGDPVQSSWPDAAEAADAKERALGKVKRRRRFLLRTNYRNSSEIFELAADVVRDVVDPDDLPTAVRSTGLEPELRTVPDVPNQTVAAAKELLDQVDGTVGVIGTMARRAELTSWVADLGERVQAVGSLEAKGMEYDAVVLVEPAELIAESPTGLRALYVALTRATQRLTVVASDNSWRE; encoded by the coding sequence GTGCAGGGAGTCTCGATCAGGCAGGCGGAGATCGCGGCGGAGCAGCAGTACGTCGACAAGGTCTACGCGCGCCTGCTGGTGATGCGCGAAGAGGCGAAGGCGATGATCGCCGCCGCGCACGAACGCGGGCTGGAGCGGCTGCCCGCGGCGCTGGTCGAGCGGGACGCGATGGTCTACCACGCGACGCGCCAGCTGAAGTCGCTGGAGGCGGAGTACGAGGGCCTGGTCTTCGGCAGGCTGGACCAGGCGAGCGGGGAGATCTTCTACATCGGCAGGCTCGGCGTGCGCGACGCCGACTTCGACACGATGGTGATCGACTGGCGCGCGCCGGTGGCCGCCGCCTTCTACCAGGCGACCGCCGAGCAGCCGATGGACGTGGTGCGCAGGCGGGTGATCCGCTGCTCCGGCGGCAAGGTGCTGCACGTCGACGACGAGCTGCTGACCCCGGACGCGGTGCCGGAGGGGCTGACCGTGGTCGGCGACGGCGCGCTGATGGCGACGCTGGCCAGGGCGCGCGGGCCGATGATGCGCGACATCGTCGGCACCATCCAGCGCGAGCAGGACGACGCGATCCGCGCGCCCGCCGAGGGCATCACCGAGATCACCGGCGGCCCCGGGACCGGCAAGACCGCGGTCGCGCTGCACCGCGCCGCCTACCTGATGTACCGCAACCGCCGCAGGTTCAACAGCGGTGTGCTGGTGGTCGGGCCGTCGCCGGTGTTCATGAACTACATCTCCCGCGTGCTGCCGTCGCTCGGCGAGGACACGGTGGAGCTGCGCGCGCTCGGCGAGGTGCTGGACGGGGTCAAGGCCACGCGCACCGATCCCGCCGAGGTCGCGGTGGCCAAGGGCTCGCTGCGGATGCGCAAGGTGCTGCTCAACATCATGAAGGAGGCGCCGCCCGGGGCCCCGTCGGAACTGCGGATCGTCTACTCCGGACAGGTGCTGAAGCTGGAGGCGCACGAGCTGACCAAGGTCCGCAAGGCCGTGCACAGCCGCAGGGTGCAGCCCAACCAGGCGCGCAAGGTGGCCGCCGACGCGTTGCTGGAAGCGTTGTGGCAGAAGGCTTCCTCGTATTCGGACAACAGGTTCGACCGCAAGAACTTCGTGGTGGACATCGCCGACCGCAACGAGTTCACCGACTTCGTGGCCGCGTGGTGGCCGCCGGTGCTGCCGACGCAGGTGCTGGGCTGGCTCGGCGACCGGGAGCGGCTGCGCAAGGCGGCCAAGCGCAACCTCTCCCCCGCCGAGGTCGAGGCTGTCGCGGCGACCTGGGCCGATCAGGACGCGGGCTGGTCGGTCGCGGACGTGGCCGTGCTCGACGAGCTGCGGGTGCTGCTCGGTGACCCGCCGAAGCAGCGCAGGGCCGCCGACGAGCTGGACGAGTTCGACATGATCGCGCACGAGGTGACCAGCTGGCACCAGCGCGAGCAGGGGCAGCAGCAGCTGGGCCGCGCCGACCACTACGACCACTACTCGCACGTGATCGTCGACGAGGCGCAGGACCTCTCGCCGATGCAGTGGCGGATGCTGGGCCGCCGCGGCAAGTACGCGAGCTGGACCATCGTGGGCGACCCGGTGCAGAGCTCGTGGCCGGACGCGGCCGAGGCGGCCGACGCCAAGGAACGCGCGCTGGGCAAGGTGAAGCGGCGGCGCCGGTTCCTGTTGCGCACCAACTACCGCAACAGCTCGGAGATCTTCGAGCTGGCCGCGGACGTGGTGCGCGATGTGGTCGACCCCGACGATCTGCCGACCGCCGTGCGGTCCACCGGGCTGGAGCCGGAGCTGCGGACCGTGCCCGATGTGCCCAACCAGACGGTGGCGGCGGCCAAGGAGCTGCTGGACCAGGTGGACGGCACGGTCGGGGTGATCGGCACGATGGCGCGGCGCGCCGAGCTGACGTCCTGGGTGGCCGACCTCGGGGAGCGCGTGCAGGCGGTGGGCAGCCTGGAGGCCAAGGGCATGGAGTACGACGCGGTCGTGCTCGTCGAGCCCGCCGAGCTGATCGCCGAGTCGCCGACCGGGTTGCGCGCGCTGTACGTGGCGTTGACCAGGGCGACGCAGCGGCTGACCGTGGTCGCCTCCGACAACTCCTGGCGCGAGTAG
- a CDS encoding glycosyltransferase 87 family protein produces MSTIEGLLRRPFVAVAGIGIALALALWQVAFAPIVDLDVCRAGGEAWLAGRGLFDAEFPPRPLAYPLPFIYPPISAVLFSGFTLLSLQALGYLMTAATVLAMLAACVVTARRCGLDRAAGLGLGAAVCAVMVYAEPVRSTVDLGQVNVLLMTLVVLDCLMPRTPWPRGLLIGIAAGIKLTPLIFVLYFLASGRARVAVTIVATFAGSVVLGFLLDARNSLQYWGSTVFKLDTMVGTGFVTNQSIRGVLARFGLDKAASFPFWAIGVVLVLAATWFTVRRLLSTGAELQAMLVIATASLLCSPISWSNHWVWVAVAGTGLAAALVRAPRWGLLAPGLVVAVFFVGPHAHVPGGGREETWTLGQWFVGNAFFLTAVTALAVLAVRAARSRTTAVASAAPRYAELSS; encoded by the coding sequence GTGAGCACGATTGAAGGACTTCTCCGGAGACCGTTCGTCGCGGTGGCGGGCATCGGCATCGCCCTCGCCCTCGCGCTGTGGCAGGTCGCGTTCGCGCCGATCGTCGACCTCGACGTCTGCCGCGCGGGCGGTGAGGCGTGGCTGGCCGGGCGGGGCCTGTTCGACGCGGAGTTCCCGCCGCGGCCGCTCGCCTACCCGCTGCCGTTCATCTACCCCCCGATCTCGGCGGTGCTGTTCAGCGGTTTCACGCTGCTGTCGCTGCAGGCGCTGGGCTACCTGATGACCGCGGCGACGGTGCTCGCGATGCTGGCCGCCTGCGTGGTCACCGCGCGCCGCTGCGGACTGGACCGCGCGGCCGGGCTGGGCCTGGGCGCCGCGGTGTGCGCGGTGATGGTCTACGCCGAGCCGGTGCGCAGCACGGTCGACCTCGGGCAGGTCAACGTGCTGCTGATGACCTTGGTGGTGCTCGACTGCCTGATGCCGCGCACGCCGTGGCCGCGTGGCCTGCTGATCGGCATCGCGGCCGGGATCAAGCTCACCCCGCTGATCTTCGTGCTGTACTTCCTCGCCTCCGGGCGCGCGCGGGTCGCGGTCACCATCGTCGCCACGTTCGCGGGCAGCGTGGTGCTCGGCTTCCTGCTCGACGCGCGGAACTCCTTGCAGTACTGGGGTTCCACGGTCTTCAAGCTCGACACCATGGTCGGAACGGGGTTCGTGACGAACCAGTCCATCCGCGGTGTGCTGGCGCGTTTCGGGCTCGACAAGGCCGCGAGCTTCCCGTTCTGGGCGATCGGCGTCGTGCTCGTGCTCGCGGCGACGTGGTTCACGGTGCGGCGCCTGCTTTCGACGGGGGCCGAACTCCAGGCGATGCTCGTGATCGCGACCGCATCCCTGCTGTGCTCGCCGATCTCGTGGAGCAACCACTGGGTGTGGGTGGCTGTCGCGGGGACCGGGCTCGCCGCCGCCCTGGTGCGCGCGCCGAGGTGGGGCCTGCTCGCTCCTGGCCTGGTGGTGGCCGTGTTCTTCGTCGGCCCGCACGCGCACGTACCGGGTGGCGGCCGCGAGGAGACGTGGACGCTCGGCCAGTGGTTCGTCGGCAACGCGTTCTTCCTGACGGCCGTGACCGCGCTCGCGGTGCTGGCCGTGCGCGCGGCGCGGAGCCGGACGACGGCGGTGGCCTCGGCGGCTCCCCGGTACGCTGAGCTGTCCAGTTGA